From Astyanax mexicanus isolate ESR-SI-001 chromosome 16, AstMex3_surface, whole genome shotgun sequence, one genomic window encodes:
- the LOC103033638 gene encoding protocadherin-20, with product MSNIHRGACLASKGKFWALCILLLYTSPLSCFSNFSHLVYKIKEGLPKGTLIGAIAKDLNLDFSVDPPRLFNLELKQINSQYVNLNNTTGELYTSAQEIDREALCADSHEGQGCAIFLDVIILPQQYFQLVKIKIVIEDINDNRPHFPVDEIRVSVPENAQVNTRFAVEQSAVDPDIGIHGVQTYWLVNDYGFFTLDVEENEGGELTPFLIVTESLDRETQAEYVTDIIAEDGGSPPLLGTATLRIIITDVNDNCPKFTESQVNVTLYGNTTKGAQLARLHAFDPDEGANAQITYAFSERVTRETRSLFHLDKVTGVIKLAGKIDTDTGKLYKVVVLANGPGCIPDVATVILHVIKVVSGPPAIVPRYIAQEKDGIVSISESEPPSTPIAFFTIKNVDSRQGAVCLLEGTGPFRLLPYKHLKNEYLLETTDLLDYEQQKDYELTVVVRNTYGAVVKTLVKVLVLDVNDNAPVFKQSLIDVKVEENNAPDTFLAKLQATDEDSGSMGEVLYLLGTDAPSIFHLDRLTGVLTVTTSLDREEKETYRFMVRAVDCGTPRKESIATVVVTVLDRNDNSPRFINKDFTFFVPENFPGFGEIGVLSVTDADAEENGWVALSILNGSDIFVIDTGRGALRAKTPLDREQQGTYYLWIEAVDGGKPALSCITMVTVLLLDVNDNPPIVLFPQSNQSYMLVLPSTLPGTSITEVYAVDRDTGMNAVIAYSIIKRKGGEPGSFDIDPDTGNITLKKALSNRGLYSLLVKVSDHGQPEPLHSTVVVNLFVNETISNESYIQSLLTREVEIGIEEIRPPNKLAQGPKYTELFPCQPVLIALSATCLGLFFMVVSLTAYICCKKQKKHKKKRLEVEIPLKMKTDMQAMDRKLMELSNI from the exons ATGTCCAACATACATCGAGGTGCCTGTCTCGCCAGTAAAGGGAAGTTCTGG gctTTGTGCATTCTCCTGCTTTACACCAGCCCTCTCTCCTGCTTTTCAAATTTCAGCCACCTCGTCTACAAGATAAAGGAAGGCTTACCCAAAGGGACTCTCATAGGGGCTATCGCTAAAGACTTAAACTTGGATTTCTCGGTTGATCCTCCTCGTTTGTTCAATCTGGAGCTAAAGCAGATCAACTCACAGTATGTGAACCTGAATAATACCACTGGGGAGCTGTACACATCTGCCCAGGAGATTGACAGAGAGGCTCTGTGTGCAGACTCCCACGAGGGCCAGGGCTGCGCTATCTTTCTGGATGTGATTATCCTGCCACAGCAGTACTTCCAACTAGTAAAGATCAAAATTGTCATTGAAGACATCAACGACAACAGGCCACACTTCCCAGTGGATGAGATTAGAGTGTCTGTGCCGGAAAATGCACAAGTGAATACTCGGTTTGCAGTAGAACAGTCCGCTGTAGACCCCGACATAGGCATCCACGGTGTGCAGACCTACTGGCTCGTCAATGACTATGGATTTTTCACTCTGGACGTGGAGGAGAATGAAGGTGGTGAGCTAACGCCTTTTCTAATCGTCACCGAGTCTCTTGATAGGGAAACACAGGCGGAATACGTCACTGACATTATAGCAGAGGATGGAGGCTCTCCTCCACTTTTGGGCACGGCCACTCTTAGAATTATCATCACAGACGTCAATGACAACTGCCCAAAGTTTACAGAGTCTCAGGTGAACGTAACACTTTACGGAAACACCACTAAGGGCGCACAGTTGGCACGCCTCCATGCCTTTGACCCAGATGAGGGTGCCAATGCCCAAATCACTTACGCTTTCAGCGAACGTGTCACCCGAGAGACCAGGAGCCTGTTTCACCTGGATAAAGTCACGGGGGTCATTAAGCTGGCTGGAAAAATTGACACAGACACTGGAAAGCTGTACAAGGTGGTCGTGCTGGCCAATGGGCCAGGCTGCATCCCTGATGTTGCTACTGTCATACTCCACGTCATCAAAGTGGTTTCCGGTCCACCGGCCATTGTGCCACGTTACATTGCTCAAGAAAAAGATGGCATCGTTTCTATAAGTGAATCAGAGCCGCCATCTACGCCAATTGCATTTTTCACCATAAAAAATGTGGACTCCAGGCAAGGGGCAGTGTGCCTTCTGGAAGGGACTGGACCCTTCCGACTTTTGCcctataaacatttaaaaaacgaaTACTTGCTGGAGACCACTGATCTGTTGGATTATGAGCAGCAGAAGGATTATGAGCTGACTGTGGTGGTCAGAAACACCTATGGCGCAGTTGTTAAGACACTGGTAAAGGTGCTGGTGCTGGATGTCAACGACAATGCACCTGTTTTTAAGCAGTCGCTTATTGACGTCAAGGTTGAGGAGAACAATGCACCAGATACATTCCTGGCTAAACTACAGGCAACCGATGAGGACAGCGGTAGCATGGGGGAAGTGCTTTATCTTCTTGGGACAGATGCTCCTAGTATTTTCCACCTGGATCGGCTGACTGGGGTTTTGACGGTGACCACTTCTCTAGACCGCGAGGAGAAGGAGACCTACCGGTTTATGGTGCGGGCCGTTGACTGTGGCACTCCACGTAAGGAGTCAATCGCCACGGTGGTGGTCACTGTTTTGGACCGCAATGACAACAGCCCTCGCTTCATCAACAAGGACTTCACCTTCTTTGTGCCAGAGAACTTTCCTGGTTTTGGCGAGATCGGAGTGCTGTCGGTCACAGATGCAGATGCTGAGGAAAATGGCTGGGTGGCATTGTCGATTCTCAATGGAAGTGACATATTTGTGATTGACACCGGACGGGGGGCCTTGAGGGCAAAGACACCCCTTGACAGAGAGCAGCAAGGAACGTATTATCTCTGGATTGAAGCTGTTGATGGGGGTAAGCCTGCACTTTCTTGCATCACAATGGTTACCGTTCTGCTGCTGGATGTAAACGACAACCCGCCAATTGTACTATTCCCTCAGTCAAACCAGTCCTACATGCTGGTTCTTCCCAGTACACTCCCAGGAACATCCATCACAGAGGTTTATGCTGTTGATCGGGACACTGGCATGAATGCTGTCATTGCTTACAGCATCATCAAGCGGAAAGGTGGCGAGCCTGGCTCCTTCGACATTGACCCGGACACAGGAAACATCACACTCAAGAAGGCCTTGAGTAACCGGGGGCTCTACagcctgctggtcaaagtcagtgACCACGGGCAGCCTGAGCCACTCCACTCCACCGTTGTGGTCAACCTATTTGTCAACGAGACCATCAGCAATGAGAGCTACATCCAGAGCCTTTTGACCAGGGAAGTGGAGATTGGCATTGAGGAGATCAGGCCACCAAACAAACTAGCCCAGGGGCCTAAGTACACTGAGCTGTTCCCCTGCCAGCCGGTGCTTATTGCCCTCAGCGCCACCTGCCTGGGACTGTTTTTTATGGTGGTGTCACTGACTGCATACATATGCTGTAAGAagcaaaaaaagcataaaaagaaaAGGTTGGAAGTGGAAATTCCTTTAAAAATGAAGACTGACATGCAGGCCATGGACAGGAAGCTCATGGAACTTTCGAACATATGA